In Porites lutea chromosome 7, jaPorLute2.1, whole genome shotgun sequence, a single window of DNA contains:
- the LOC140943116 gene encoding calmodulin-alpha-like, with translation MELTLTEGQIADFKEAFALLDKDGDGTINTKELGVLMRSLGENPTEQELEEIIREIDMDGNGIIDFMEFLHLMDKRMKEIDTEEEIRDMFKVFDVDGNGFISSEEFKWTMMNLGQQLTEEEVEEILRAADLNGDGQIDLEEFVKMMSS, from the exons ATG GAGTTGACGTTAACTGAAGGACAGATTGCAG ATTTCAAGGAAGCCTTTGCGCTCCTTGATAAAGACGGCGATGGGACCATTAACACAAAGGAGCTTGGGGTGCTAATGAGATCCCTGGGTGAAAACCCGACCGAGCAGGAACTGGAAGAGATTATCCGGGAAATTGACATGGACG GGAACGGCATCATCGACTTTATGGAATTTCTCCATCTGATGGACAAACGAATGAAGGAAATTGACACAGAGGAAGAGATTCGAGACATGTTTAAAGTCTTTGACGTGGACGGAAATGGTTTCATCAGCTCAGAGGAGTTTAAATGGACCATGATGAACCTTGGTCAGCAGCTTACAGAAGAAGAAGTTGAAGAAATTTTAAGAGCAGCGGATTTGAACGGAGATGGACAAATTGATCTTGAAG
- the LOC140943112 gene encoding uncharacterized protein — translation MGSVRRFSNGRKISDMGELSPDVVKELREAFSLFDRDGDGTITTDELGVVMENLGIKTNQQDLHEMIQEVDEDGSGAVDFNEFCILMQRKIAQETQQEVLELFNIWDESGEGIMEADELRCLLNRIPERLTRKEIDQLVSQADTKKNGKINFEEFVKMLSRTSEP, via the exons ATGGGAAGTGTCCGAAGATTCAGCAACGGAAGAAAGATTAGCGATATG ggtgaACTTTCGCCTGACGTTGTCAAAG AATTACGCGAGGCATTCTCTCTGTTTGATCGGGATGGTGATGGTACAATCACCACAGATGAGCTAGGGGTTGTGATGGAAAATTTGGGAATAAAAACGAATCAACAGGACTTACATGAAATGATCCAGGAAGTGGACGAGGATG GCAGTGGCGCTGTTGATTTTAACGAATTTTGCATATTGATGCAGAGGAAGATAGCACAGGAAACCCAACAGGAAGTCCTTGAGCTGTTCAATATTTGGGATGAATCCGGGGAAGGCATTATGGAGGCCGACGAACTGCGGTGTCTTTTGAACAGAATCCCAGAAAGGCTAACGAGAAAAGAAATCGACCAGCTTGTTAGTCAAGCAGACACTAAAAAGAACGGAAAAATCAATTTCGAAG aattcGTGAAAATGCTATCCCGAACATCAGAGCCATGA